The Mytilus galloprovincialis chromosome 4, xbMytGall1.hap1.1, whole genome shotgun sequence genome contains a region encoding:
- the LOC143072601 gene encoding octopamine receptor 2-like has product MEEHVYNNIQFNLSGFYDMNNSLETSNETFKNVCDSNSSRWKLEDPVCSIIHSSFPLLVIVALVLAVITLWTIFGNILVLCALYKFPNLRSISNCLIGNLAVSDLLLAITVLPLSTVHDLLGFWVFGETMCTLWLCIDVLNCTASIWGLCTIAVDRYTATIYPVWYFERRSPVRALIYIIFVWLFSLIVSFAPFIGWRDMISNLYRYNPKINRYECVLFQTGGYVVYSAMGSFVIPIFLMTFLYIRIFIVLKKRTRILKPRHKKKHCNIDNDNETSCINPQTATSCTTQIDLQSPIVMKDKSTQISPFPKRPLRKSTDDPKSKGNNLNNEKDLKTNSSTMLLTVSNDVKGSAEQQTQAGPKTKQPVSAMNGKKKHIEPSRSTDDNDENGIVMDDSSGDTVSYKEENICCSGCACKSCSPMFNCLIIKRSNKNNNNPRRDSEGQKSLKLKKGSSLRKRAIQLRNKSMTGIKSKYELREQRATKRMAIVMACFCFCWIPFLFMYLIRSFCDNCELDIHIQAAIIWLGYANSGINPILYTLFNDDFRRAFEIILGIRRSKHKKRRH; this is encoded by the coding sequence ATGGAAGAACACGTCTATAACAATATACAATTTAATCTTTCAGGATTTTATGATATGAATAACAGTTTAGAAACTTCAAACGAGACTTTTAAAAACGTTTGCGATTCTAACAGTAGCAGATGGAAACTGGAAGATCCTGTGTGTTCTATTATTCATTCATCTTTTCCGTTACTAGTCATCGTTGCCTTGGTCCTAGCTGTGATAACCCTTTGGACAATTTTTGGAAACATACTTGTGCTATGCGCACTCTACAAATTTCCAAATCTTCGTTCAATTTCAAACTGTTTGATCGGAAACTTAGCTGTCAGCGATTTACTTTTAGCCATAACTGTCCTTCCGCTTTCCACAGTTCACGATTTACTAGGTTTTTGGGTTTTCGGCGAGACTATGTGTACATTATGGTTGTGCATCGACGTTTTAAACTGTACAGCATCTATTTGGGGATTATGTACAATTGCTGTGGACCGCTACACTGCTACTATTTATCCAGTGTGGTATTTTGAACGACGTTCTCCCGTCAGagccttaatttatattatttttgtgtgGTTATTTTCTTTAATAGTATCATTCGCACCATTTATAGGATGGCGAGATATGATTTCGAACTTGTATCGGTATAATCCGAAAATAAACCGGTATGAATGCGTACTTTTTCAGACAGGAGGATATGTAGTTTATTCTGCTATGGGCTCATTTGTCATACCAATTTTCTTaatgacatttttatatattagaatATTCATAGTATTAAAGAAAAGAACAAGAATTTTAAAACCTCGCCATAAAAAGAAGCATTGTAACATTGATAATGACAATGAAACAAGTTGTATAAATCCACAAACAGCTACATCATGCACAACTCAAATAGACTTACAGTCACCTATTGTCATGAAAGACAAATCCACTCAAATTAGTCCGTTTCCTAAAAGACCTTTACGGAAATCTACAGACGACCCAAAGTCAAAAGGAAATAATCTTAATAACGAAAAAGATCTTAAAACTAACAGTTCGACAATGTTGCTTACCGTTAGCAACGATGTGAAAGGGTCAGCTGAACAGCAAACACAAGCTGGTCCAAAAACAAAACAACCCGTATCTGCAATGAATGGGAAGAAAAAGCACATTGAACCTAGTCGTTCAACGGACGATAACGATGAGAACGGGATAGTAATGGACGATAGTTCTGGTGACACTGTCAGTTATAAGGAAGAAAATATATGCTGCAGTGGATGTGCATGTAAGTCATGTTCTCCTATGTTCAATTGTTTGATTATTAAACGttctaataaaaacaacaataatcCAAGACGTGACAGTGAAGGTCagaaatctttaaaattaaaaaaaggcagTTCCTTGAGGAAACGTGCAATACAACTACGGAATAAAAGTATGACTGGTATAAAGAGTAAATATGAACTGAGAGAACAAAGAGCAACTAAAAGAATGGCAATAGTAATGGCATGTTTCTGTTTTTGTTGGATCCCTTTCCTTTTCATGTATTTAATCCGAAGCTTCTGTGATAATTGTGAACTTGACATTCATATACAGGCTGCCATTATCTGGCTAGGATATGCTAACTCCGGTATAAATCCTATTTTATATACTCTATTCAATGATGACTTCCGTAGAGCCTTTGAGATCATTCTTGGAATTAGACGATCAAAACATAAGAAACGGAGACATTAG